Proteins from a single region of Musa acuminata AAA Group cultivar baxijiao unplaced genomic scaffold, Cavendish_Baxijiao_AAA HiC_scaffold_963, whole genome shotgun sequence:
- the LOC135665237 gene encoding organic cation/carnitine transporter 1-like, with protein sequence MDEFEELVVQSGEREPEARSAPRLELTVEEAIEEHVGSLGFAQLVHVFLVSLAWMFDAQNTLITIFSDAQPAWRCTPSSSSSCSSSSSSDGMCGLDRCAWEWVGGNKTSIIAEWGLVCDRRFRAGIPASFFFLGSLFGSAVHGRLADSYLGRKKTVFLSCLLTSITAFLTSLAPNIWVYALLRFSNGFARSGIGICCLVLATETVGRKWRGQVGQYGFFFFTIGFLSLPLIAYPARTSWRTIYKVISLLPLVYSILIIPFVSESPRWLAVKGRTGEALDVLTKFAKLNGNKLPGNLAISNPIDTNAGSATKPESLWSSRWATRRIATIMVTGFAVGFVYYGFQLNVENLNFNLYFTVGVNALMEIPAVFIGSVFLSFANRRTLFSSSAFVAGVSCILCILFTKKPTTRGGNFAQLSAESVGFMAASTVFDVLYVYCVELFPANVRNLAVSKLRQSLMLGAAIAPHLVSLGRLSPWISFLIFGGLSIFGGLMTIWLPETRNAPVCETLEQQEKQEKLSSVPITEMELLDSSN encoded by the exons atggaCGAGTTCGAAGAACTGGTAGTCCAGTCCGGTGAGCGTGAACCGGAAGCCCGTTCGGCTCCGAGGTTGGAGCTCACCGTGGAGGAGGCCATCGAAGAGCACGTGGGGTCGCTGGGCTTCGCTCAACTGGTGCACGTCTTCCTCGTCTCCCTCGCATGGATGTTCGACGCACAGAACACACTGATCACCATATTCAGCGACGCCCAACCTGCTTGGAGATgcacaccttcttcttcttcttcgtgctCTTCGTCGAGCTCCTCGGACGGTATGTGCGGCCTCGATCGTTGTGCCTGGGAGTGGGTCGGAGGGAACAAAACCTCTATCATAGCAGAATGGGGCCTCGTGTGCGATCGAAGGTTCAGAGCTGGGATTCCTGcatccttcttcttcctcggtTCACTCTTTG GATCAGCAGTTCATGGCCGACTCGCTGACTCCTACCTCGGCCGCAAGAAGACGGTCTTCCTTTCGTGCCTCTTGACCTCCATCACTGCCTTCCTCACCTCCCTCGCCCCAAACATCTGGGTGTACGCGCTCCTGCGCTTCTCTAATGGCTTTGCTCGCTCCGGGATCGGTATCTGTTGCCTCGTCCTCGCCACCGAGACCGTGGGAAGGAAGTGGAGGGGTCAAGTCGGCCAgtacggcttcttcttcttcaccatcGGCTTCCTATCGCTTCCGCTCATCGCTTACCCGGCGAGGACCTCATGGAGGACCATTTACAAGGTCATCTCCCTTCTACCCCTCGTTTACTCCATCTTAATTATCCCCTTCGTCTCAGAGTCTCCAAGATGGCTCGCGGTCAAAGGAAGAACCGGAGAAGCGCTCGATGTCTTGACCAAGTTTGCCAAACTCAATGGGAATAAGCTACCTGGGAACTTAGCGATCTCCAATCCCATTGACACTAACGCCGGTAGCGCCACCAAACCTGAGAGTTTATGGTCATCAAGATGGGCAACACGAAGGATAGCCACGATCATGGTCACCGGCTTCGCCGTCGGGTTCGTCTACTACGGTTTTCAGCTCAACGTCGAAAATCTCAACTTCAATCTCTACTTCACCGTCGGCGTGAACGCGTTGATGGAGATCCCGGCGGTCTTTATAGGTAGCGTGTTCCTGAGCTTCGCGAACCGCCGCACCCTCTTCTCGTCCTCGGCGTTCGTGGCCGGCGTGTCGTGCATCCTCTGCATTCTGTTCACCAAGAAGCCGACGACGAGAGGAGGCAACTTCGCGCAGCTGAGCGCGGAGTCTGTTGGATTCATGGCCGCCTCGACGGTCTTCGACGTTTTGTACGTCTACTGCGTCGAGCTGTTCCCTGCCAACGTGAGAAACTTGGCCGTCTCCAAGCTTCGGCAGTCGCTGATGTTGGGTGCAGCGATAGCACCTCATCTGGTGTCTTTGGGGCGATTGAGCCCATGGATTTCCTTCCTCATATTCGGTGGACTCTCCATTTTCGGTGGGCTAATGACGATTTGGCTTCCGGAGACGAGGAATGCTCCAGTATGCGAGACCTTGGAGCAGCAGGAGAAACAGGAGAAGCTGAGCTCTGTACCTATCACAGAGATGGAGTTGTTGGATAGTAGCAACTGA